TGTGGTGCTTCTTCAGAAGTCTGGTGACACTCCCCGTCTGTGCTACTGTGTCATTCTGTGCACAAAGGATGTCCACACAGCAACAGGCCATCAGGGAATGCTGCCAGCCAGACGTGTCCAGGCCACTGTTCGCAGCATGGTGAGGCCCTCAGTGCCTCGACCCGCGTGTCCTCTGGCATACCTTGCAGGCTCCTGACCCGGCCCTGCGCCTTTATTTCCCTCCTAAAGTTGGGTGATGACTAACATCCACACAAAGGCAGGCCCACTCAGGCTGTCTGCTTTTATTCCCTTTATATCTAGGTCTGtccccttttcttttgttttgagtcTGTCACAGTCATCCTGCTTAGCAGGTTCCCACCTGGTTCGAGCAGGTTCCTGAATAGAGTGTTTTCCTCACCCCGGAGTTCAGGCTATTTCCCTCCCCAGCTGGGGCAGGTTGGGGGCTTGCGGAGAGGGCTTCCCTGGGGCTGCATGGCctcctttctgctcagctcttctCCATGCTGGGCTTCTCTGTTGCCCTGCCTGTCTTCACTGTCTCCTTACCGAAAGCTGGCTCACCAGGTAAAGAATAGCCAaccctccaggtctggggcttttgaGAAAGGAGCACCTCACACTTTTTTTGAGTTTCAGATCTGAGTGTTCTTTTAGACCAGGCTGTGTTTGCTTGGAGAACTGGATCAGCTTCACTCTCTTCCAGTGTTTTGCGTTTGGTTTTTGCCATGTCCCTTCAGGCTCCTGTGGTGATTCTTTTTCTTAAGAGTGTATTTTAATTTCAAAGCTCCCCTGGGACTTAAATCCATAATCAGCACTGTTAGCacccgcccacccacccacccaagtgTGGTTAGTTTGAGGAGGCCAGATGTCTCTATCCTGatgtctctatctctatctcaggCCCACGCCGAGACTGACACACATTCAAGTCACAGTTGTTCCCGATTGGCTTACTTTCAGCTCAAAAATACCAATTGTCCCCCTTAGAAATTGAGGTAAGACATTCCACTCAGTCCTTCAAACTCACCATCAACTTGGTTCTTACTCGCAGTGACCtatataggccagggtagaaattCCCCTGTTGTTTTCCAAGacggtagctctttatgggagtagaaagcctcatctctctgccaCAGAGcatctggcggttttgaacttaaagccttaaagttagcagcccatcgtgtaaccactatgccaccagggctccagtcctAGTCCGTGGGAGGTTCAGATGGTAATGTGCTGGCTTGCTAACTGAAGAGTTGGTGATTTGagtttggaagaaaggtctggtgatgtaCTTCTGGGAAAACCAGCCGTGGGAGCCCGGTGGAGCACTGTTCTACTCACACACTCAGAGGCACCGTGCCTTGGAGCCCACTCCGGGCCGTGGACCCTGGGTCTGTCATTGTGCCTCACAGCTGGGCTTCAAATGGCAGCCGACCATCCGTTTCCAAAACTCCATCCACTCTGCCTGCCCTGAGTTTTTAGCTGATGACAGGGAGCTCTTTCCTCGGCCCGATGTGTTCGTCAGGGAGCTGGGTGTTCTGTGTGCACAAGCAGAGAGACATGATGAATAGTAAACGTGAGGTAGCACCATCTGGCTTGAGACAGCCCACCAGGGATAAGCATTTggtgaaaaaaataaatgttcagtGACAGTTTTCCCTCAATGGAATACTTTCAGAACAGCTTGCCGAATTGACTTGTTTCTTACTCACCTTGAAAAAATGTTCAGGGACCACTTGCATGCAGGCTCTCTGATCTTAGACGGTGGGAGTTATTTGTTGTGTGTTGTtgcttttttgctttgttttgttctgttttgatttAACTCTCTAACAGGGAGCAAGGCTCGCCTTCCTTTCAACGAGTCTAGCCCAGAGGCAAGGAGTTGACAAGATTGTGGCAGGGAGACCTTGTACCTCCGAACGCTTCCACTTGCTCATAACTACTTTAACATGTATGAACACCCTTGTGGCAATGAGTCTGTGCGGTAACAGGCCCGAGCATGCGAGCATCAAGTAAAATGCCACATCTCCTGATGGGCCCAGGGTATGATCGAATGGAAGGGGTGTGGCGTGGCTGCACACTCTGACCTGTGGCATCAGGTCTCGGAGATGGTTTGGCCCTTCTTCATTCAGATGTGAGCAGCCAGCTGTAAGTGCTGGATTCTCGATTGCCAACAGTGCCCTAGACGCTGAGTGGTAGGGAACATGGCCGAGCCAGATGACGCAGGCACTGCCCACCCTCCGAAGCAGATGGCTCGGTGAAGAATGCAGATTGTAAGGGAAGAGTGTTGGGAGCTATGAAAGGGGGCGGTGTTGGCCATGGGGGCCGCAGACTGTGACTGAGCACCACTGCTGCCTGGCCAGTGCTGCACCCACGAGCTGGTCCCGTCTGGGGGCTCGTGGCCTAGGCAAGGGACGGTGGACAAGTAGGGTCGGGGGGCTCTGTGGGGCGGGCGGGCACGGTGCGCTGTGCTGATGCTGCCTCTGCCCTCTGCAGCATGGACAAGGACAGCCCTGACATCCACCAGGACCTGAATGCCCTCAAGACCAAGTTTCAGGAGGTGCGGAAGGCTGTTGGCAGCATGCCTGGCATCCACTTGAGCcccgagcagcagcagcagcagctgcacaGCCTCCGGGAGCAAGTTAGGACCAAGAACGAGCTGCTGCAGAAGTACAAGAGCCTCTGCATGTTTGAGATCCCCAAGGAGTAGTGTGAACGTGTATCCAGGAGCGCCAGACCCTACGTCCCCCACATGGTTCCCCTGACCAGGCTGCACGGAGACTGACCTCGAAGGCTCTAACAGCCCTGTACATCCGTGTGTCTAGATAGATAAAGGCCAGGCCCTGCTGCGGGCAGGTAGGCTGTGGGGGCGGGCCCTCTGCCAGGGACCGGCTCCCCTAGCTGCTCTGAAGAGCACAGGAGGTGCTGCTCCTTCTGCTTCCTTCCGCCCTCGCCTCTCCCCCTTGGTGCCGACCAGGTGCATGCCGTTCCTCTGAAGGCCGTTTGCTGAGACATTCATTCGCATAGAGCCCACTGGAAGAACTATGCCTGCCTTGGGATTCCATGAATTGAGAGGAAGAATGTCATTTGGAAAGACTATAGGGTAACTTCACACCCTCTCCCCATTTTGCCTCATTTGGGCCCTTCCTGCAGCCCCTGTCTCCAGCTTCTCTGGCACCCCCGTGTTCTGTAGCGGTTGCTCCCTTATCTCCTTTcacctgttggaccctgtcactgGCCGCTTGATGTCAGAGTGGCAGCCCTCACCAGAGCCCTCTGAGCGGACAAGCTGACTGACCCTCTTGCCTGCGCTGAAGCTGCTGGTCAGCTGAGCAAGTCTTGCCCTTCTAGCACCTAGTGGGCCAGGTGTTGGGAATTGTCTCCTCCCCTGGCCGCCTCAGAAGTGTTGGCAGCAGAAAGTAGCTACCCtgccacaccagcatggtggcctGCGCctcagctcagggaggcagctgaGGCACCATTCTGAGGCCAGCAGGCCAGTGCAGCCCTCGGCCCCAGCTCCGCGCCAGTTTCTGCCAGGCATGGCGTTGGGTTTATGAGTGCCCCCCGGACGGCCAAGTTAGGAGTCTATGCCTTACCCCTAAAGGTTAAGAAGTGACTGTATGATATATAGATCTACAAGTGGACACATCACCTGAGCTGGGCTGGCCGAGGGCCCTATCAGATGCCCACTGACTGACCTTGGTGGCAGAAACTCTGGTCGAGGTGTATTTAGAGGGTGGCTGCTTTGTGGGAGCCCAGCACAGAGGAGCTCAGGTTTCGTTGGCTGTGGGCAGAGAGCATGCTGGGACTGTAAGTGGCACTTACCCACCAGACCAGTTCTCCCTTGGGGCTGTTATTTAACTGAATCAGTTATTTTCTAGAGATTTCAAAGTAGTGTGTGGGCTCTTTTAAGGCCCTGACCAAATACTATGAAACCTGGGGTACATGGAACAGAAACTACTAGGGTCTCTCTGTAAGACCAGGGTGGGCACAGAACTCCTAGTGGGTGCAGGAGACTGATgctctgccccccgcccccaacacagGGTTTATAGCCGCCTTCCCCGGACTAGACTGTATCCGGCGTTTTCACCGGTGGCAGTTTTTGAGGGTGGGATCAGAATTCCTCCCAGGATGTCTTGTTTCTGTACTGTGGAGCCGAAAGCAGGTTGCCTCTGGGATAGCCGACAGGAAAATGTTTGCTTTGCTTACAGTGTACACAGAATAAATAGTGGAAACTCGACTCCTCTCTTTCTTATCCTGACCCCCAACACGCCAATCAGCCAGGCTAGCGTCAACACAGAGTCACTCGTCTCTGGAGTGGCCAAACCGCCCAGGCAGGTGTCCTTTTAGTGGTTTGAGGAGGTTGGAGTCTGTGTGGGCCTCCAGAGCAGGGTGACCCCCCTGCACGTAGCCAGCACCTCCTGGACTACCACTTGGGTGACGGGCAGACACTCAGGCTCAGTGCCTCTCACCCTCACAGCAGCCTGTGAAGATGGCACTCACTCTGCAAATGAGAAATGAGCCGACTTGGTGGGTGGGCTTTGCCCTGAGTTTACAGGAGCTGTTTGTCCATAGCAGTAGGGCCAATGCCCTGAGCCATGGCAAGGGGGAAGCAAGGCATATGTGCAGTGGATCCCATTGGGGGCAGCAGGTGTTgactgggggtggagtgggggaatCTGGGTTTTTAGCTGCCCCTGGGTCTGGTGACAACAGTGGGGCACAGTTCTGGGGATAGCAGACCTAATAGCCATTGGCCTGTCGCTTGAGAGGACGAAGAAGAAAGTCGGAAACCGAGTTCAACGGAAGCCAGCACCAAACAGGTTACTGAAGGCACTAGACCAGTTGAGAGTGTGGTCAGCTCCTGTCTGTAGCCTGCCTCCCACGGAGCCTTTCCCAAATGGAAGGGCTTTGCCCATCTTGCCACTCGGGGGCGGGGGCATCTGGAAATTGTGGGAGCCATTTATTCCATGACTTGAGGTTATCCCAGGGCAGCAGGGCTGACTCCAGTCTGGGAAAGGTGTGTACCAATTCCACATCTGTACAAACACCCACTATGCCGCCCTTCTCCCAACCACCCGCCGCCCTCCAGCCACTTGTAACAACAAAGAAGGCCACATTTTCCATTTTCAATGATTtgttttatatttagaaaaacaaaacacaatgaacactttaaagatggtCTCTCACACAGTATAAACACCCAGGTAGGATTTTGTTCATCATGACACCAGAACTTAAAGTGCAAAATGTATGGTTTGTTGTTTTCTCCCGTCAACAATTACACACGTGTAAACAAGTCGCTTGGGTCGGAGTTGCCCCAAGCCACCAATTGGCTTCTGACTGGCAAAAGCTTTCACCAGTTGTGATGAGAACCCAGACAAGATAATGCCCCTGtggccctgcccctgaccctTGAGGCCAGGGCAGGATTCTGCCTAACTTCCCTGCCCATCCTCAGCCTGCTCTCATCCTCAGGCGAGCACACCCCCTCCCCtgggctagagctccccaagtCAGGGGCAGCGGCGAGCCCAGTCGGGCGGCTCGTTGACTCCTTCCAGAGCAGATGGCGGGGACTTCTGGAGGCGGCCGCGCGTCCCCGCATCTTGGAGCTGTGGGCGCGCATGCTGGCTGGAGCCGCGGATTTCACTTTTAAACAAAAAGGTTCTCCGTGTGTTTGGTGGCCGGCGCAGCTGAGGCTCCTAGCTGATGATGCAGCGCTCCTTGTCCTTGGCTTGGCCACCGCCACTGGCCTTCTCGCGGATGTACATGAGGTCGCTGTGCACGCTGGGCCTGCGAGCGAAGGGTGCCACGATGCCGACGGCGTCGCCCGGGTCGCCGCTGGCGCGCAGCAGCTTTTTGCCGCGCAGCCCCTTCTTGTGCAGCGCGTCGTAGTACTGCACCGACACCTTGCGGTGCAGGTCCGGGCTCATCTCGCTGGGCAGCTTGGCCATGGCGAAGAGCGCCCTGAACATCTGGTCCAGGCTGCTGTTCTTCTTGGCCGAGATCTCGAAGTAGGCGCAGCGCTGGGGGTCgtcccccaccagctgctcgatcTCGCGCTGCTCCACTTCCCGGTATAAGTCCCGGTCGCCCTTGTTGCCGCAGATGACCACGGGCACGTCCACGTTCTCCTTGGTTTTGTTCTTGAGGCAAGACTTCGTGTCGAGGATCTGTTGCTTAAGCCGCTGCACCTCCTCGAAGGAGTCGCGGTTGTCCAGGCTGAACACTAGGATGAAGACGTCCCCTGCGGGGCGCAGAGAGGGAAGAGGAAAGGGTGAGGGTGGCCGCCGAAGGGGGGACGGGTGGGGGGTGCGGACCTCTCCCAGCGCAGCACCAGGCGCGCGGTGGGGCGAGTCCAGGGGTCTCCGCGGCCCGCCCGCCTCCCGCTGCCCGGGGCTCACCCCGCCGTGGGCACTCACCAGTGAGGATGGAGAGGCGCCGCATGGCGGGGAACGGGTGGTTGCCGGACGTGTCGAGGATGTCCAGCTGGTAGACCTCCCCGCGGATGGAATAGAATTTGCGGTGGAAGTCCTCGATGGTGGGCGTGTAGGTGTCCTCGAAGCGGCCCGTGAGGAAGCGCGACACGATGGCCGTCTTGCCCACCTTGGACGAGCCAAGGATGACCATGCGGTAGCAGTTCTTGGCCGGGATACTCAGCTCTGAGTCGCTCGGACACAGCTTCTTGATCATCGCGGCCAGTTTCATCTGGTGCCGGGGCCACGGGAGGTGGGCACGGGGCGAGGAAGGCGCGAGGCGCGGCGGCAGTGCACGTCCTGGTCGCAGTCGCGAGGGCTCGCAGGCGCTGGGCAGTCAGTGTGCGCTCTGGCTCCCCGCTCCCGGCCGCCGACTTTATGGGCGCCCGGGCCGCgccgccccgcccctcccgctGCGTCACCGCCCTCCGCCGGGCGCCGCCGCCGCTCCCCCGCTCTGCCCTCTGCGCGCCCGGAGGAACTGCACCCCGGGGCGCCGCCGTCCCCACGCACTGCGCTCAGAGGCCACAAGTGCCTCTGCGACTTTGGGCCACGACCCCCGCTCTGCAACACGCACGTGCGCGCGATGCCTGCTTTGAGGCTTCGTTTCCCCGGGGAAGAATTTTAATTCCGTAAAAGCAGCGCTTGCTGGGTATCTTCCAAGAGCCAGGCACTGCGTCTAGTGTTGGACATACATGATCTTCCAGTGCCCAGAACATCACCCCCAGCCCAACTCCAAACCCAGCCCCCGGCCCCTCCGCGGCTGACCTCCCTCCAGTTTCCAGGCTGAGCCCGGCTGGACCCCCAGGGCGCAAATGGGCGCTGTGCGCGCAGCGGCCGccagagggcagcagagggcGCCACCGGCCGCGCGGAGACGGCTCTCTGGGCTGCGGGGCGGGGCGAGGAGCAGAGCGCCCGGTCTGGGGTCCAGAGGGAAGCGGAACTCCGGCTTTGCCATGCGAAGTCTGGTCTCTCGGCAGCGCCTTGCTCCAGGATTCCCTCCACTAgagctgctctgtgggctggCAGGGTTCATCAGCCGCCTGTTCCTATCCCTGactcccaaagaaccagaggttccTGTCCTCAGAGCGCTTTTGTGGACCTTACAACCCCTTGGGACAACATTCCCAACATTTTAAAGTTGGTGAGCCTGAGGTTTGGAACCAGGGGGGTTCGGGAAGACCCCGATATCATGACTCAAGTCTCTTAAATCCATTTCCAGGACTGCTCTTTTCTCCAGTGAACTTGGAGCTGTTAGTGGCTGCAAACAAGACAGGCAGGAAGTGGGCACCTGGAGCGAGGGGGCGGCAATGGACTCCCTGGCTTCTCAAGGCATCCGGTTCAATGGCTAATTTAAGCAGTTGACTGTTAACAGATAAGGCTGGCCTCATCTCCAAGGGGACACAGATTCCATAAAGAACACTACCTTGACCACGccgtgaggacgatgaccccaataatagctagtccacagagaggaccacatggccagccccaataTGAGAAATgacgtctctcactgacccatagccctacaggggacaccagagacacagtgggaaattgcacccgatctgatcccgccacacggaggcgaaacactaagggggtgcaacagaacagcaagggaatggagcagcgaggtccccagggaatgctgaaggtggactttggggccaggtcgtggtgccccaacagactggactggaaaactctcctaaagtccaacaaacgatccttgaactaactatacgcttttctttcttggtgtgttttgttttggggttttttggtcattggtttgttgttgttttgttgtatattgttgcttggggttttgctctgtcttgtgcatgttattatctccgcaggtctgtctaaataagataggctggatgaacaatctggaggagaaaacaacagatcgGCAGTTccgagggggacatgggatagagggaggtgggggaaaggtagtggtgttaacaaacccagggccaagggaacaacaagtgatccaaattggtggtgaggagggggtgagagg
This window of the Tenrec ecaudatus isolate mTenEca1 chromosome 10, mTenEca1.hap1, whole genome shotgun sequence genome carries:
- the RASD1 gene encoding dexamethasone-induced Ras-related protein 1 isoform X2, which produces MKLAAMIKKLCPSDSELSIPAKNCYRMVILGSSKVGKTAIVSRFLTGRFEDTYTPTIEDFHRKFYSIRGEVYQLDILDTSGNHPFPAMRRLSILTDPRHEVLPQEQNQGERGRARGHLRQQGRPGLIPGSGAARDRAAGGGRPPALRLLRDLGQEEQQPGPDVQGALRHGQAAQRDEPGPAPQGVGAVLRRAAQEGAARQKAAARQRRPGRRRRHRGTLRSQAQRAQRPHVHPREGQWRWPSQGQGALHHQLGASAAPATKHTENLFV
- the RASD1 gene encoding dexamethasone-induced Ras-related protein 1 isoform X1: MKLAAMIKKLCPSDSELSIPAKNCYRMVILGSSKVGKTAIVSRFLTGRFEDTYTPTIEDFHRKFYSIRGEVYQLDILDTSGNHPFPAMRRLSILTGDVFILVFSLDNRDSFEEVQRLKQQILDTKSCLKNKTKENVDVPVVICGNKGDRDLYREVEQREIEQLVGDDPQRCAYFEISAKKNSSLDQMFRALFAMAKLPSEMSPDLHRKVSVQYYDALHKKGLRGKKLLRASGDPGDAVGIVAPFARRPSVHSDLMYIREKASGGGQAKDKERCIIS